The Rickettsia felis URRWXCal2 genome contains the following window.
ACCATCTCTTTTATGATATGCTGAGACTGGGCTACTGCCATACCGTAACCTGGAACAATTATCACTGATGATGCATTAAGTAGTAAATGTGCCGCATCTTCAGGGCAGCTTGTTTTTGCTATTTTATCGTCGTCTATATCCTTGTTAATCCCGGTAGATGCAGGCAAAAATGCCCCAAAAATAACCTTGATTAATGAACGATTCATAGCCCTGCACATTATATAGCTAAGTATAGCTCCGCTACTGCCGACCAATGCTCCGGTAATAATGAGTAGGCTATTGCTAAGCGTAAAGCCGATACCGGCTGCTGCAAAACCTGAATAAGAATTTAGCATCGATACTATAACCGGCATATCTGCACCGCCTACCGGTATTATTAGTAATACTCCGATTAACAGTGATAAAAAAACTATTAGATTAAATAAAAATATACTCTCTGAACGAATAAATAATATTATCAGAAGAACTAATATTATTGCCGTTAATAGGCATATATATTGCTGACCGTAGAATTTTAACGGGCTACTTTTCATTAAGCCTTGTAGTTTTAGAAAAGCTATAACCGAACCGCTAAAAGTTAACGCTCCTATAGAAACTCCGAGCGATATTTCGATTAATGAATTAATCGGTAAACTTCCTGCTATTCCTATAGAAAAATTTTCAGGAGCAAGTATCGTAGCGTAAGCTACAAATACCGCAGCAAGACCAACAAAAGAGTGAAATCCGGCAACTAATTGAGGCATTGCCGTCATGGAGATTTTAAGTGCAATAATCCCTCCGATTATCCCGCCTAATAATATGGTTGCTATAATGGGTAATTTATGATTAAAATCCGGGAGGAAAAAAGTAACGCCGACTGCTATCACCATTCCCAAGATACCTATGGTACTGCCTAAACGTGCTTGTTTCTGTGAAGATAAAAACTTTAGCGACAGAATAAAACAAACAGCCGCAACTAAGTATAATAACTGGATAATTTGTAGGGACATAGGTGGATTTATTTAATAATTTGGAAACGTCATTGCGAGTAGCCGTAGGCTGCGTGGCAATCTCGTCAAACATCCTGAGATTGCTTCGTCAATTACTTCGTAATTTCCTCGCAATGACGAGAGATTTTTAAAAAGTAAATCCTATACCTATAGAAACTATTAAAGGATTAAGTTTAACTTTAGAGGTCACGGTTTTAGTACCTACTAAATTCGGTTTATACTCAAGTTTAGGATTTAAGAAAAATTGTCTTACGTCAATATTGATTAAAGTATCATCTTTAGCATAAAAATCTACACCTATTTGTCCGACTAGACCGTGTCCGTTTCTAATTTTAAGACCGGTAGCTTGAGTAAGCATGTAAGAACCGTGATAACCTACACCGACATACGGTCTTATCCCGCCGTAAGGAGCTATATGGAATTGTCCGGTAACCGTTGCAGGGATCATATAAATAGGTTTATTTTTTCCTAGTTTGACATTATTAACGCCATAATTATGAGCAACGGCTGCAAGGGATGTATATTTAGTGCGTAAAACATTAAAGCCAAGCGATAATTCAGTAGCTAAATAATTGTTAAAGAATATAGTAGTGGATGCATCACCTCCATAACCGTTTTTTGCAACTTCTCCTACTGGAACAGGTTGAGGAGAGGTCGGAGTAGGTAATCCCTTTTGCTTAGCACTTGAAAAAACACCTCCTAGACGCATCTTGAAAACTAAACTTCCTTCGTTTTCGTAATACGGTGTACTATCATAGTCAGGAGCAGAATCTACATCATCATACATGCTTTTAGCAAAACTATTAATACTTATGCTGGATACAAACAAAATTATCCCTAATTTTTTCACTATTCTTAACATATTAATTATAACCTTTACTTGCTTAAAATTGATTACCGTATTATTATATAAAATTTTTGTTTATATATTTATACCATTTTCATAAAAGATAGAATTCTTTTATGCTAAAAGTCAAGACATTTAAGTAAAATTATAGAAATTATTGGAGCATATTAATGAATGATGCATTAAAAACATATTTAACCGGTATAGGTTGGTTTTTACTTAGTTTAGTAAGTAGTAGTGCCAATGATGTAATGTCTAAATATCTTGGGACTCGTTTACATAGCTTTGAAGTAGCTTTTTTCCGCTTCTTTTTCAGTAGCATAGTTTTACTACCTTTTGTTTTTTATCATGGTAAAAATACCTTAAAAACAAGTCGTCCTTTTGTACATATATTAAGAGGATTATTATTATTTTTCGGTATGACTTCCTGGACTTACGGTCTTACCATAGCTCCCGTTACTACCGCAACCGTTGTAAGTTTTTCTATCCCTTTATTTACTTTAATACTTGCCGTATTTTTTCTTAACGAAAATATTATTTGGCAAAGATGGGTAGTTACCGTAGTAGGATTTATAGGGCTTGTTGTTACACTTAAACCTCATACCGAGGATTTTAACCCCGAAATTTTGTATTTTGTATTAGCGGCTATTTCATTTGCTATGCTTGACATTATTAATAAAAAATTCGTAATAAAAGAATCGATGATCAGTATGCTATTTTATTCGGCAATAGTAACTGCTGTAGTATCATTGCCTGTTGCATCGCAATATTGGCTAACCCCTAGCGGTTTTGAATTAGCTTTATTATTTGTACTAGGTAGTAGCGGTAGTTTAATATTATTCTTCCTACTTAAAGCTTTTTCCATGGTAGATGCAACCGCTACCGCTCCTTATAGATATTTAGAGCT
Protein-coding sequences here:
- the pntB gene encoding NAD(p) transhydrogenase subunit beta codes for the protein MSLQIIQLLYLVAAVCFILSLKFLSSQKQARLGSTIGILGMVIAVGVTFFLPDFNHKLPIIATILLGGIIGGIIALKISMTAMPQLVAGFHSFVGLAAVFVAYATILAPENFSIGIAGSLPINSLIEISLGVSIGALTFSGSVIAFLKLQGLMKSSPLKFYGQQYICLLTAIILVLLIILFIRSESIFLFNLIVFLSLLIGVLLIIPVGGADMPVIVSMLNSYSGFAAAGIGFTLSNSLLIITGALVGSSGAILSYIMCRAMNRSLIKVIFGAFLPASTGINKDIDDDKIAKTSCPEDAAHLLLNASSVIIVPGYGMAVAQSQHIIKEMVDILERSDINVRFAVHPVAGRMPGHMNVLLAEANIDYEKVLELEEINRDFATTDVVLVIGANDVTNPAAKNDPSSPIYGMPVLDVEKARTILFIKRSMASGYAGIENELFYHDNTFMLFGDAKKVVEEIVKFLNED
- the ompW gene encoding OmpW family outer-membrane protein: MLRIVKKLGIILFVSSISINSFAKSMYDDVDSAPDYDSTPYYENEGSLVFKMRLGGVFSSAKQKGLPTPTSPQPVPVGEVAKNGYGGDASTTIFFNNYLATELSLGFNVLRTKYTSLAAVAHNYGVNNVKLGKNKPIYMIPATVTGQFHIAPYGGIRPYVGVGYHGSYMLTQATGLKIRNGHGLVGQIGVDFYAKDDTLINIDVRQFFLNPKLEYKPNLVGTKTVTSKVKLNPLIVSIGIGFTF
- the sam gene encoding S-adenosylmethionine transporter; its protein translation is MNDALKTYLTGIGWFLLSLVSSSANDVMSKYLGTRLHSFEVAFFRFFFSSIVLLPFVFYHGKNTLKTSRPFVHILRGLLLFFGMTSWTYGLTIAPVTTATVVSFSIPLFTLILAVFFLNENIIWQRWVVTVVGFIGLVVTLKPHTEDFNPEILYFVLAAISFAMLDIINKKFVIKESMISMLFYSAIVTAVVSLPVASQYWLTPSGFELALLFVLGSSGSLILFFLLKAFSMVDATATAPYRYLELVISAIAAYFIFSEFPDKSTLHGAVIIIPATLFIIYSEKKAMSRKHESQ